The DNA region TGGGGAACGCTGGACGAAATTCTAGAGGTGTGCAGCAGATTTAAAAATGTCATCCCAGTAGTTGATTTTGCCCACATGTATGCAAGAAGCAACGGGAAAATAAGGGCTGAGGAAGAATATGAGGAAATTGTGAGAAAATTTGAGACAGGGGATTTCCCTTTCATGCATGTGCACATGAGCAGCATTGCCTACACATCTAAAGGGGAGCGAATGCACTTGACAATGGAGCAATCAGCAGAACCAGATTTTAAAGTGATTGCAAAGGTACTGAAAAAAAGAACTTATCCAATTACCATAATTTCAGAAAGTCCAGTGCTAGAGATTGATGCCCTCAAGATGAAAAAAATTGTTGAGGAGGCGCCATGAAGATTTTGCAGGTGTCGCCTTATTTCCATCCGCATGTTGGTGGCGTAGAATCCCATGTCTTTGCATTGTCCAGAGGCCTAGTGGAACTTGGACATGAGGTCAAGGTGCTTACTGCAAACCACACCAACAATTTGCCAGAGCAAGAAAAATTTGAAGGGCTTGAAATTATAAGGGTGCCAACGCTTGCAAACCTATTTAACACGCCAATAAATCCCTCGATTTTTTTTAGAATAAAGAAAATTGATTTTGATGTAGCCCATCTCCACTTCCCACCGCCGCTTGCCTCTTTCTTTGCATCGCTATCGTTAGTAAAAATGAAGAAACCCTATGTCCTCACCTATCACTGTGATGTGGAATTGCCAGTGCCACTGGGTAATTTAATCGTTGAGCTCTATCGGGACACAATGGGTAGATACACAGTTGAGCATGCATCAAAAATCATTGTGCACACAAAAACCTACCAGGCGACATCTAGAACCATCTGGCATCTCGAGCCTGTTATAATTCCTTCTGCTGTGGACACACATCGCTTTTCCCCAGATAGATTTTCTCAGGAACTTAAGAAACGGTATGAGAACTTCAAAATTGTGCTTTTTGTGGGTCGCTTGGTTTACCAGAAGGGAGTAAGTTTTTTGATTGACGCATGCCAGTATCTACCTAAGGATGTGATGTTGCTCATCGTGGGTGATGGACCTGAAATAGAGAATCTCAAGAAACTTGCAAAAATAAGAAATCTGGAACATAGGGTTTTGTTTCTCGGAAGAATCTCGCACCTTGAACTTCCAAGCTACTTTGCAACCTGCGATGTGTTTGTGCTTCCTTCAGTTTCTCGTCTTGAGGCATTTGGACTCGTGATTGTGGAAGCAATGGCGTCTGGAAAACCAGTTGTGGTTTCGGATATTCCAGGTGTTAATGAGGTAATTGAGGATGGAAAGGAGGGGCTGCTCTGCAAACCGATGAACCCAGAAGACCTTGCTGAGAAAATAAAAACACTGCTTGAGAACCCTGAACTCGCCAAGACACTCGGAGAAAACGGGAGAAAGAAGGCATTGGAAAAATACCACTGGAAAAAAGTCGCAAAAGATGTGGAAAGCGTTTATCTGGATGTGCTGAGCACAGAGAAGTCGCACAGAGGGTCCATGAAAGAAGGTAAAAAATAATTAAGAGCGTTTTGTTCTGGCTCTTAAAAAGAAACCGAGACAGGTAATGGCAAGCATGAAAATGGGCAGGACAGAGAGTTCGCTCACAGGTCTTTCAAGTGGATACCAGTCGCTTGCCCCAACACTGCCAGCAATGGGATAGGCATCTGCACTGCCCCAGCCATTACCATCCCAGTTACTCCAGTAGTTGCCTTCCTGAGATGTGTTGTCATACCAAAAGTTGCCGCTAAAATGAGCGCATGCCTGGCAATTGCCAGAAACGCCTTTGCCCGCACAATTGTTGCGAA from Thermoplasmata archaeon includes:
- a CDS encoding glycosyltransferase; this encodes MKILQVSPYFHPHVGGVESHVFALSRGLVELGHEVKVLTANHTNNLPEQEKFEGLEIIRVPTLANLFNTPINPSIFFRIKKIDFDVAHLHFPPPLASFFASLSLVKMKKPYVLTYHCDVELPVPLGNLIVELYRDTMGRYTVEHASKIIVHTKTYQATSRTIWHLEPVIIPSAVDTHRFSPDRFSQELKKRYENFKIVLFVGRLVYQKGVSFLIDACQYLPKDVMLLIVGDGPEIENLKKLAKIRNLEHRVLFLGRISHLELPSYFATCDVFVLPSVSRLEAFGLVIVEAMASGKPVVVSDIPGVNEVIEDGKEGLLCKPMNPEDLAEKIKTLLENPELAKTLGENGRKKALEKYHWKKVAKDVESVYLDVLSTEKSHRGSMKEGKK